In Carassius auratus strain Wakin chromosome 49, ASM336829v1, whole genome shotgun sequence, one DNA window encodes the following:
- the LOC113066051 gene encoding coagulation factor XIII A chain-like — protein sequence MFSDFSTLEPSGPQRGRMTLAKSNSHESKTPEFEPFKGAQPRAPTTQALSVLGVDMYMTDNKKAHNTSKYKNSNLIVRRNQEFIMIINFNRPLNDQQDNVHLEFMIGDAPDEYKDTYIIVSIGKENRDGNWSGRVIGMQGNEVMVGITTDASCIIGRFRTFVAVITDFGRQRTPRNPDTDFYVLFNPWDPKDVVYMAKDTDRQEYVMNDVGIIYNGDFNNITSRAWNFGQFEKGVLDACLLVLDAGKVPLLYRGNAIEVVRQGSALINSQDDDGVLVGNWSGDYSTGTAPTAWTGSPEILLKYARDGCVPVCFAQCWVFAGVLNTFVRCLGIPGRVISNYCSAHDNTGNLKTDIILDEDGRVNRSRTKDSVWNYHSWNEVYMKRPDLPEKFSGWQVIDCTPQETSDGLYRCGPTSVNAIKEGELSYPFDARFVFAELNSDVVYHQSDKYGNTKIVFVDTTYVGKLLITKRVNSNAYEDITSAYKHPEGSDKDKQAMQMAENRGVPSRNYTKPPEAGVDIELQAGTIKIGDNFKLTLNIKNQTSQTCTLSAIITGCVVYYTGITSSIFKLDNKAATVGPWKTSSVVIDVTASEYMPYRVEQSNLLFVVYGSIEETDKTLSTMRIVSLLPPDLTIKVTGTPRFGRDFMVTVSFQNPFDFILKNIQLRLESPGLITTKMKTYDHIAPGGSLQYTEMITPQHPGKKMLIACLDCPTVRQVTSQLEIFVQ from the exons ATGTTTAGTGACTTCTCTACCCTTGAGCCCTCGGGACCCCAGCGTGGCCGTATGACCTTAGCCAAATCAAACTCACATGAGTCTAAAACACCTGAGTTTGAGCCTTTCAAAGGAGCCCAACCAAGAGCACCCA CAACACAAGCTCTCTCTGTACTGGGTGTTGATATGTATATGACAGACAACAAGAAAGCGCACAACACCAGCAAGTACAAGAACAGCAACCTCATTGTGCGCAGGAATCAAGAATTCATCATGATCATCAACTTTAACCGACCCTTGAATGACCAGCAGGACAATGTGCATTTGGAGTTCATGATTG GCGATGCACCTGATGAATACAAGGACACCTACATCATCGTGTCCATTGGAAAAGAGAATCGTGATGGAAACTGGAGTGGTCGCGTGATTGGCATGCAAGGCAATGAAGTGATGGTGGGCATAACAACTGACGCCAGCTGCATCATTGGCCGATTCCGCACCTTTGTAGCAGTAATCACTGATTTTGGAAGACAGCGCACTCCGAGGAACCCTGACACTGATTTCTATGTTCTGTTCAATCCTTGGGACCCTA AGGATGTGGTGTATATGGCCAAAGATACTGACAGACAGGAGTATGTGATGAATGATGTGGGGATCATCTACAATGGAGATTTCAACAACATAACCTCCCGTGCCTGGAACTTTGGGCAG TTTGAAAAGGGGGTTCTGGATGCCTGTCTTTTGGTTCTGGATGCTGGGAAAGTACCGCTGCTGTACCGTGGAAATGCCATCGAAGTAGTTCGGCAGGGATCCGCCCTg ATTAACTCTCAGGATGATGATGGTGTCCTGGTTGGCAACTGGAGTGGTGATTACTCCACAGGGACAGCACCCACTGCCTGGACCGGAAGCCCTGAGATCCTGCTCAAATATGCCAGAGACGGTTGTGTGCCTGTGTGCTTTGCACAGTGCTGGGTGTTTGCTGGTGTGCTGAACACGT TCGTGCGATGTCTCGGGATCCCCGGACGAGTCATCTCCAATTACTGCTCTGCTCACGACAACACAGGCAACCTGAAGACTGACATTATACTGGATGAAGATGGGAGAGTGAACAGAAGCCGAACGAAAGATTCGGTCTG GAACTACCACAGCTGGAATGAGGTGTACATGAAGAGGCCTGATCTGCCTGAAAAGTTCTCTGGCTGGCAAGTGATCGACTGCACCCCTCAGGAGACTAGTGATG GTCTTTATCGATGTGGCCCAACGTCCGTCAATGCCATCAAAGAGGGAGAGCTCAGCTATCCGTTTGATGCAAGGTTTGTCTTTGCGGAG CTGAACAGTGATGTGGTCTACCATCAGTCTGATAAGTACGGAAACACAAAGATCGTCTTTGTGGACACCACGTATGTTGGAAAGCTCCTTATCACCAAACGTGTGAACAGTAATGCTTATGAGGACATCACTTCTGCCTATAAACATCCAGAAG GCAGTGACAAGGATAAGCAGGCCATGCAGATGGCAGAGAATCGTGGTGTCCCTTCCAGGAATTACACGAAACCCCCAGAAGCAGGTGTGGACATCGAGCTCCAGGCTGGCACCATCAAAATTGGTGACAACTTCAAGCTGACGCTGAACATTAAGAACCAGACCAGCCAAACCTGCACCCTCAGCGCCATCATCACTGGCTGTGTGGTGTATTACACAGGGATAACCAGCTCCATCTTTAAGCTTGACAACAAAGCTGCAACTGTAGGTCCCTGGAAAA CCTCCAGTGTGGTGATCGATGTCACAGCTTCAGAGTACATGCCTTACCGGGTGGAACAGTCCAACCTGCTCTTTGTGGTGTATGGAAGCATTGAGGAAACCGACAAGACCCTTTCGACAATGAGAATTGTCAGCCTCCTGCCTCCAGACCTCACTATTAAG GTGACTGGAACACCCCGGTTCGGAAGAGATTTCATGGTCACCGTGTCATTCCAAAATCCCTTTGACTTCATCCTGAAAAACATTCAGCTCCGCCTAGAAAGCCCTGGTCTGATAACAACCAAAATGAAAACATACGA TCACATTGCCCCTGGTGGATCACTGCAGTATACAGAGATGATCACCCCTCAGCATCCCGGGAAGAAGATGCTGATAGCGTGCCTGGACTGCCCTACAGTGAGGCAGGTCACCAGTCAGCTGGAAATCTTTGTGCAGTAA